GGGAACGGGTATCCCCACTGGGAGAGGTGCTCGAGGCGGTCCCACGAGGTGGCCAGCACCCGGAACATCCAGTCGGAGTCGGTGATCCGGCCGGCGGCCAGTTCGCGCTCACGCACGGAATCCTCGCGCCGCGGGCCGGGCCCGATCGCCCACAGGTTGTTGCCGCCTGCGGCCGTCGCGCCGCTGGTGCCGCAGTAGCCCTTGTCGACCAGGATGACTCGCGCCCCGGATTCGGCGGCGGTGATCGCGGCCCAGGTCGCCGCGGGGCCGCCACCGATCACGAGGACGTCGGTGCTCAGTGCATCAGGCTCAGCGGGAGCGGTCATGGCCTACCTCCTCTCGGACGCCGAGTTCGGCCAGCAGCGCCCTGCGCAGGTCGTCGAAGCCCTCATCGCTGCGGGAGCGAGGGAAGGGCAGCTCGACGCGGCGGTCGAGGGATACCCGTCCGCCAGAGAGCACCACCACCCGGTCGGCCAGCAGGATCGCCTCGTCCACGTCGTGGGTGACATGCAGGACCGCCATGTGCCTGCGGGACCAGAGTTCGTGCAACAGGCCGTACATCTTGAGCCGGGTCAGCGCGTCGAGCGCGCCGAACGGCTCATCGAGCAACAGCAGATCGGGCTCGCGGACCAGCGCGCGGGCCAGCGAAACACGTTGCGCCTCACCGCCGGACAACGACAACGGCCACGCTTTGGACTTGTCGGTCAGCCCCACCTCGTCGAGTGCGGCCCGGCCACGGGCAGTCCGGCTCGGCGCGTCGGGTCCGGAGTCGGGCAGCGCGAACGTGACGTTGGCCAGTGCGCGCCGCCACGGCAGCAGCCGCGGATTCTGAAACACCACCGCGCGGGAACGGGGCACCCGCACCGATCCGGTGACCTGATCGTCGAGCCCGGCCAGCACCCGCAGCAGGGTGCTCTTCCCGGATCCGGAACGGCCCAGCATCGCGACGAATTCGCCGTCGGCGATCTGCAATTCGAGATTCTCGAGCACCTGTTGTTCGCCGAATGCCCGTGTCAGGCCGTGCACCTCCACGACAGTGCTGATGCCGGCGCTCATGCCGGAGCTCCGAGACCCTCGAACGCGTTGCGCCATGACAGCAGCAGCCGTTCCAAGACCCGCACCAGGGTGTAGGACAGCAGGCCGGCCACGGCGTAGATGACGATCACCAGCAGCGAGACATCGAACTGCAGGTTGGTCTGGGCGCGTGACATCAGGTAGCCGATGCCCTGGGTGGTGTTGATCATCTCGGCGAAGATCAGGCTCAGCCACGCGCTGGACAGCCCGAGGCGCAGGCCGACAAGGAAATTCGGCATCGCACCGGGGAGGATCACCTGCGAGACGAGGGTCCGCCGTGACGCTTCCAGGGTTTGCGCCATCTCGACGAGTTGCCGATCCACGCCGCGGATCCCCGAATAGGTGTTGATGTAGATCGCGATCGCCACGCCGGTGGTGATCAGCACGATCTTGGGGCCTTCGCCGATGCCCATCCAGATGATCAGCAGCGGGGTCAACGCGAAATTGGGCACGGCCTTGAGGATCTGCATGGTCCAGTCCAGCAGGTCCTCACCGGTGCGGGTCAGCCCGGCCACCACCGCGAGGAGGACACCGATCAGGATGCCCAGCACCGTGCCGATCAGCACCCGCACGGCCGACGCGCCGACGTGGGTGGCGAGTTGCCCGTCGCCGAGCAGCCGCCACGCGGTGGCCGCCACCTCTGTCGGGGGTGGGAACAGGTCGGTGTTGAGCAGGCCCGTCGTCGAGCCGATGGTCCAGGCCGCCAAGATCAGCGCCGGGCTCATCAGCCGGCGCACGGGCCGGGGGATGCGTGCCCACAGGCCTTTTCGTCGCGGGTGACCGCCGACGACCTCGATGAGTTCGGGGCCGGCGGGCGGGACCCGGACAGCGGCGACGGCTGCGGTCACGACTTGGCCCCGGCCCATTCCCGGACCGAATATTCGTTGTCGAACGAGCCGTCGGCGTTGAGGAACTTGTAGGCCGCATCGAGCTGATCCACGCCGACCTGGGGGAACGGCTCGGTGTTGAATTCCTCGGCACGGGTGGACTTCTGGACGAACTTCAGGTCGGTGTCGTCGGTTTGGGCGACCCAGGCCAGATAATCGTCGAAGTTCTCGGTGATGTCTTTGTTGACGGCGGTGACGGCCCCCTGCCAGGCGCCGGTGAACTCCGGGTGGGCATCGGTGAAGGAGCTGAGGGCGATGTTGGTGCCCGTGCTGCCGAAGCCGTGCCGCGACAGGCTGTCGATGATCGGGAAGCCCTTGGATTCCAGCTCGGCCGCGCTGGCGCCGGTGAGGATCGCCGCGTCGATCTTGCCGGAACTCAGCCCGGCGATCGACTCGGGCGTCGGTACGTCACGCACCTGGATCTGGCCGGTCAGGCCCGCCGCGTCGATCAGTTGGCGCGCGGCGCGGTCGCGGATGGTGCCCTGCGGGGCGGTGATGTCCTTGCCGATCAGCCCTTTGATATCAGTCGGTCCGCCCTTGGCGCCCACCAGCCAGGCGTCGCCGTTGATCGAATCAAGGGACAGCAGAACCACTTTCGGGTCGCGGCTGCGGGCTCGCAGGGCGGGGTTGTCGCCGATGGCGGCGACGTCGATGGCGCCGGCGAACAGGGCCGAGGCGACATCGCTGCCGGACTGGAAGAACGAGTACTCGATCTTGCCGACCCCGGCGGACTTCAGCTGCTCGGTGAGGATGCCCTGCTTGTCGCCCCAACC
Above is a window of Mycolicibacterium boenickei DNA encoding:
- a CDS encoding ABC transporter ATP-binding protein encodes the protein MSAGISTVVEVHGLTRAFGEQQVLENLELQIADGEFVAMLGRSGSGKSTLLRVLAGLDDQVTGSVRVPRSRAVVFQNPRLLPWRRALANVTFALPDSGPDAPSRTARGRAALDEVGLTDKSKAWPLSLSGGEAQRVSLARALVREPDLLLLDEPFGALDALTRLKMYGLLHELWSRRHMAVLHVTHDVDEAILLADRVVVLSGGRVSLDRRVELPFPRSRSDEGFDDLRRALLAELGVREEVGHDRSR
- a CDS encoding ABC transporter permease, translated to MGRGQVVTAAVAAVRVPPAGPELIEVVGGHPRRKGLWARIPRPVRRLMSPALILAAWTIGSTTGLLNTDLFPPPTEVAATAWRLLGDGQLATHVGASAVRVLIGTVLGILIGVLLAVVAGLTRTGEDLLDWTMQILKAVPNFALTPLLIIWMGIGEGPKIVLITTGVAIAIYINTYSGIRGVDRQLVEMAQTLEASRRTLVSQVILPGAMPNFLVGLRLGLSSAWLSLIFAEMINTTQGIGYLMSRAQTNLQFDVSLLVIVIYAVAGLLSYTLVRVLERLLLSWRNAFEGLGAPA
- a CDS encoding ABC transporter substrate-binding protein — protein: MFNRLLRTAFALTLIATAISCSSNDDKADGYTLRIGATSVTGTPAGSLGWGDKQGILTEQLKSAGVGKIEYSFFQSGSDVASALFAGAIDVAAIGDNPALRARSRDPKVVLLSLDSINGDAWLVGAKGGPTDIKGLIGKDITAPQGTIRDRAARQLIDAAGLTGQIQVRDVPTPESIAGLSSGKIDAAILTGASAAELESKGFPIIDSLSRHGFGSTGTNIALSSFTDAHPEFTGAWQGAVTAVNKDITENFDDYLAWVAQTDDTDLKFVQKSTRAEEFNTEPFPQVGVDQLDAAYKFLNADGSFDNEYSVREWAGAKS